A single region of the Sphaeramia orbicularis chromosome 6, fSphaOr1.1, whole genome shotgun sequence genome encodes:
- the LOC115420564 gene encoding tumor susceptibility gene 101 protein codes for MSSFENSIKKMLPKTYLCKTVAHEISTALTVFKHLVPIMDQYVYNDGTTKKLMCLTGTISAVYKDNTYNIPVCLWLEESYPQTAPITYIRPTQEMVILRGNYVNSNGEVQLPYLQEWKQGECDLVSLLQVMAAMFGDCPPVCMKPHPEPEPEQASCWLQFHKQDVISTPDGNSYVSLLRDDGQPFQQENETNC; via the exons ATGTCGTCCTTTGAGAACTCGATAAAGAAAATGCTACCTAAG ACATATCTTTGCAAAACTGTGGCCCATGAAATAAGTACTGCTTTGACTGTCTTCAAACACCTTGTGCCTATAATGGACCAATACG TTTATAATGACGGAACCACAAAGAAACTGATGTGTCTAACGGGAACTATTTCTGCGGTGTATAAAG ACAATACCTACAACattcctgtgtgtctgtggctTGAGGAAAGCTACCCTCAAACTGCCCCCATCACCTACATCAGACCCACACAAGAAATGGTTATCCTCAGAGGAAACTATGTCAACAGTAATGGTGAAGTGCAGCTGCCTTATTTACAGGAGTGGAAACAg GGGGAGTGTGATCTAGTGAGTCTGCTGCAGGTGATGGCTGCTATGTTTGGAGACTGTCCTCCTGTGTGTATGAAACctcatccagaaccagaaccagaacaagcTTCCT GTTGGCTACAGTTCCACAAGCAAGACGTTATTTCAACACCAGATGGGAATTCGTATGTATCTTTACTTCGAGATGATGGCCAGCCTTTCCAGCAGGAAAATGAAACCAACTGTTAA
- the tsg101a gene encoding tumor susceptibility 101a, producing MAVVNEGALKKMLKQYKYRDLTVREITNVISQYKDLKPVMDAYVFNDGSTRDLMSLTGTVPVSYRGNVYNIPVCLWLLDTYPYNPPICFVKPTSAMMIKTGKHIDANGKIYLPYLHEWKHPQSDLYGLIQVMIVVFGEEPPVFSRPTTQAPYQAFQAAGPPNPSYMPGMPAVSPYGPNPNPGGYPGYQYPGGNSYPATAGPGHYPTQTPVSTVGQRDGTIGEDTIRASLISAVSDKLRWRMKEEMDRAQAELDALKRTEEDLKKGHQKLEEMVSRLDQEVTEVDRNIELLKKKDEELSEALEKMENQSENNDIDDVIVPTAPLYKQILNLYAEENAIEDTIFYLGEALRRGVIDLEVFLKHVRLLSRKQFQLRALMQKARKTAGLSDLY from the exons ATGGCTGTAGTAAACGAAGGTGCCCTGAAGAAAATGTTAAAG CAATACAAGTACAGAGACCTGACTGTCCGTGAAATAACAAATGTCATCTCACAGTATAAGGACCTGAAGCCAGTTATGGATGCTTATG tatttaatgatGGTTCCACCAGAGATTTGATGAGTTTGACAGGAACAGTCCCAGTGAGctacagag GCAACGTTTACAACATCCCAGTGTGTCTGTGGTTGCTGGATACATATCCCTACAACCCTCCCATATGTTTTGTCAAACCTACTAGTGCAATGATGATCAAAACTGGCAAGCACATTGATGCCAATGGCAAAATTTACTTGCCTTATCTGCATGAGTGGAAACAT CCTCAGTCAGACCTCTATGGGCTGATTCAAGTGATGATTGTAGTGTTTGGAGAGGAGCCTCCTGTGTTTTCTCGTCCAACCACACAGGCCCCTTATCAGGCCTTCCAAGCTGCTGGACCTCCTAACC CTTCCTACATGCCTGGAATGCCTGCAGTCTCACCTTATGGCCCAAATCCCAACCCAGG AGGCTATCCAGGATACCAGTATCCAGGGGGCAATTCATATCCAGCCACTGCTGGCCCAGGGCACTATCCCACTCAGACACCAGTCTCCACTGTGG GCCAAAGAGATGGTACCATTGGCGAGGACACCATTCGTGCATCCTTGATTTCAGCTGTGAGCGATAAACTTCGCTGGAGGATGAAGGAAGAGATGGACAGAGCTCAGGCAGAGCTAGATGCCCTGAAGCGAACAGAGGAGGACCTAAAAAAAGGGCACCAAAAACTTGAAGAGATGGTTTCAAGACTTGACCAGGAAGTG ACTGAAGTTGATAGGAACATTGAGCTGCTGAAGAAAAAGGATGAGGAGCTTAGTGAGGCCTTGGAGAAGATGGAGAACCAATCAGAAAACAATGACATTGATGATGTCATTGTACCCACAGCTCCACTTTACAAACAGATTCTGAACCTGTATGCTGAGGAAAATGCAATTGAAGACACTATCTTCTACCTGGGAGAGGCTCTCCGCAGGGGTGTCATAGACCTGGAGGTTTTCCTCAAG CATGTTCGCCTTCTGTCCAGGAAGCAATTCCAGCTTCGAGCCCTCATGCAGAAAGCCCGAAAGACTGCTGGCCTCAGTGACCTCTACTGA
- the ldha gene encoding L-lactate dehydrogenase A chain, protein MSTKEKLISHVMKEEPVGCRNKVTVVGVGMVGMASAVSILLKDLCDELALVDVMEDKLKGEVMDLQHGSLFLKTHKIVADKDYSVTANSKVVVITAGARQQEGESRLNLVQRNVNIFKFIIPNIVKYSPNAILMVVSNPVDILTYVAWKLSGFPRHRVIGSGTNLDSARFRYLMGEKLHLHPSSCHGWIIGEHGDSSVPVWSGVNVAGVSLQALNPQMGAEGDSENWKEVHKMVVDGAYEVIKLKGYTSWAIGMSVADLVESILKNLHKVHPVSTLVQGMHGVKDEVFLSVPCILGNSGLTDVINMTLKPDEEKQLVKSAETLWGVQKELTL, encoded by the exons ATGTCCACCAAGGAGAAACTCATCAGCCATGTGATGAAGGAGGAGCCTGTTGGCTGCAGGAACAAGGTGACGGTGGTGGGCGTTGGCATGGTGGGCATGGCCTCTGCCGTCAGCATACTGCTCAAG GACTTGTGTGATGAGCTGGCTCTGGTTGATGTGATGGAGGATAAACTGAAGGGTGAGGTCATGGACCTGCAGCATGGATCCCTCTTCCTTAAGACTCACAAGATTGTTGCTGACAAAG ACTACAGTGTGACCGCTAACTCAAAGGTGGTGGTTATAACCGCTGGTGCCCGTCAGCAGGAGGGTGAGAGCCGCCTTAATCTTGTACAGCGTAATGTCAACATCTTCAAGTTTATCATCCCCAACATCGTCAAGTACAGCCCTAATGCCATCCTGATGGTGGTCTCCAACCCAG TGGACATTCTGACATACGTGGCCTGGAAGCTGAGCGGTTTCCCCCGTCACCGTGTCATTGGCTCCGGCACAAACCTGGACTCTGCCCGTTTCCGCTACCTCATGGGAGAGAAGCTCCACCTGCACCCGTCCAGCTGCCATGGGTGGATCATTGGAGAGCATGGAGACTCCAGTG TGCCTGTGTGGAGTGGTGTAAATGTGGCAGGAGTTTCTCTTCAGGCCCTTAACCCACAAATGGGAGCTGAGGGTGACTCTGAGAACTGGAAGGAGGTTCATAAGATGGTGGTTGACGG AGCCTATGAAGTTATCAAGCTGAAGGGCTACACATCCTGGGCCATTGGTATGTCAGTGGCTGACCTAGTGGAAAGCATCTTGAAAAACCTCCACAAAGTCCACCCCGTGTCCACATTGGTTCAG GGTATGCATGGAGTGAAGGATGAGGTCTTCCTGAGCGTTCCTTGCATCCTGGGCAACAGCGGCCTGACAGATGTCATTAATATGACACTGAAGCCTGACGAGGAGAAACAGCTGGTGAAGAGCGCTGAGACCCTGTGGGGTGTCCAGAAGGAGCTCACTCTGTGA